The Bacteroidota bacterium genome has a segment encoding these proteins:
- a CDS encoding glycoside hydrolase family 127 protein, which produces MLRKFLLLFCFSLFEVQVIPQLVLSPVKKDKLFPANSVQVNGFVGGKLDASYQNRILAQDVDRLISPFKNRTETRLWQSEFWGKWFTSAVLAYRYRPEPQLGKVLEHAVDGLISTQTPDGYIGNYAENSHLEGWDIWGRKYCMLGLLSYYDLTKEKKALNSAGKIADHLIKELSDKKVLLVRKGAHRGMAASSVLEPICQLYARTGNKKYLEFAEEIVRQWETPDGPQLISKADVDVSKRFPKPQNWFSWDQGQKAYEMMSCYEGLLELYRLTGKEEYKQAVEKTWENILENEINITGSGSAMECWFGGKNLQTIHIEHYQETCVTATWIKLCQQLLRLTGEAKYADAIEQAWYNALLGAMHEDGSDWAKYSPLAGRRLVGSEQCGMGLNCCVASGPRGLFTLPLTTVMSENNGLSVNFFVDGDYHLKTPEGKPLEVIQQTNYPVSGNVTIKILLPKTEKLSIRIRIPHWSKNTKLTVNGEQFDKTVPGEYAEISRPWKSGDEINLSLDMRGRIVRMGNLPENIAIMRGPIVLARDARLGWPHVDETIKPIADNEGYIDLKSAGDTNQDGIWMRYKGLFMLESHKESGSSPVEITLCDYASAGNTLDEKSWFRIWLPQSVDPRQIKE; this is translated from the coding sequence ATGCTTAGAAAATTTTTACTGTTATTTTGTTTTTCATTGTTTGAGGTGCAGGTTATACCCCAACTGGTACTGTCACCTGTTAAAAAAGATAAGTTGTTTCCTGCCAATTCAGTTCAGGTAAATGGATTTGTGGGTGGTAAATTGGATGCTTCCTACCAAAACCGTATTCTTGCCCAGGATGTAGACCGGTTAATTTCTCCCTTTAAAAACCGGACAGAAACCAGGTTATGGCAGAGTGAATTTTGGGGCAAATGGTTCACTTCCGCAGTATTGGCTTATCGGTACAGGCCTGAGCCACAACTGGGTAAAGTACTGGAACATGCTGTGGATGGGCTGATTTCCACGCAGACTCCGGACGGGTATATTGGGAATTATGCGGAAAATAGCCATCTGGAAGGATGGGATATCTGGGGAAGAAAATATTGTATGCTGGGATTATTGTCCTATTACGATCTGACAAAAGAAAAGAAGGCATTGAATTCTGCCGGGAAAATAGCTGACCACCTGATCAAAGAATTGTCCGATAAAAAGGTTTTACTGGTCAGGAAAGGAGCTCATAGGGGTATGGCAGCCTCTTCGGTATTGGAACCTATATGCCAGCTGTATGCCCGGACAGGCAATAAAAAATACCTGGAATTTGCTGAAGAAATTGTTCGCCAGTGGGAGACCCCCGACGGGCCTCAACTGATATCTAAAGCCGATGTTGATGTTTCCAAACGTTTTCCCAAACCCCAAAATTGGTTTAGCTGGGATCAGGGACAGAAAGCCTATGAGATGATGTCGTGCTACGAAGGCTTGCTGGAGTTATACCGGTTGACGGGTAAAGAAGAGTATAAGCAAGCTGTTGAAAAAACTTGGGAAAATATCCTGGAAAACGAGATAAATATTACCGGATCCGGTTCGGCAATGGAATGTTGGTTTGGAGGGAAAAATCTACAGACTATACACATTGAGCATTATCAGGAGACTTGTGTAACTGCAACCTGGATCAAATTATGCCAGCAACTTTTAAGACTTACCGGTGAAGCTAAGTATGCTGATGCCATTGAACAGGCCTGGTATAATGCTTTATTAGGCGCCATGCATGAGGATGGATCAGATTGGGCAAAATATTCCCCTTTAGCCGGACGAAGGCTTGTAGGCAGTGAACAGTGCGGAATGGGCCTGAATTGTTGTGTGGCAAGCGGTCCAAGAGGATTGTTTACTCTTCCTCTGACTACTGTGATGAGCGAAAACAATGGATTGAGTGTTAACTTTTTTGTTGATGGGGATTATCATTTGAAAACCCCGGAAGGGAAACCGTTGGAAGTTATTCAGCAGACAAACTATCCTGTTTCTGGAAATGTTACGATTAAAATTCTGCTTCCTAAAACAGAAAAATTGTCCATACGCATTCGTATTCCCCATTGGAGCAAGAATACAAAACTTACTGTTAACGGAGAACAATTCGATAAAACAGTACCCGGGGAATATGCCGAAATATCACGCCCTTGGAAATCAGGAGATGAAATTAATCTGTCTCTTGATATGAGGGGACGAATTGTTCGTATGGGTAATCTTCCTGAAAATATTGCCATAATGCGTGGGCCAATCGTATTGGCACGCGATGCACGGCTGGGTTGGCCTCATGTAGATGAGACAATCAAGCCTATCGCTGATAATGAAGGATATATAGATTTGAAATCTGCAGGAGATACCAATCAGGATGGAATCTGGATGAGATATAAAGGACTTTTTATGTTGGAATCTCATAAGGAAAGTGGTAGCTCACCGGTTGAAATCACTCTGTGCGATTATGCATCTGCAGGAAATACCCTTGATGAAAAATCATGGTTTAGGATTTGGCTGCCCCAATCAGTTGATCCCAGACAGATCAAGGAATAG